The following proteins come from a genomic window of Vallitaleaceae bacterium 9-2:
- a CDS encoding sensor domain-containing diguanylate cyclase translates to MKLKRIFGIIIILIICQLLLSYYIYEYTMFEHPTGKFFLIFVTNWILIIYAVGYIFRDYTNLFLTLRRFDRNLDTTTILYELLKELAGIENKEEIYDKILEAALKSIPSGKMGSILLKHDEYYVFETSKGFNHEYLELIQLRAEETGLYKLTDGKMDKTVVIKDIHQLNQGYMDSVQIELLKKAGTDKVNSSITAPIKLRQHVIGMISLDSTDHNAFDRSDIEILELFAFEVSKFVQMYETMELNLVMSRYDELTNICNRRYGREQLKRLMKAKTPFVLVSIDLNNLKAVNDMYGHDVGDALIQSFVKNTKIFISKDDIISRYGGDEFIIIFPKHTPLEVRVILDDLKHYLKNQSIMNEGPPISVSFSYGLVEYPSETINYDELLKIADDRMYNNKREKKEYTNLH, encoded by the coding sequence ATGAAGCTTAAGCGTATTTTTGGTATTATTATAATATTGATTATATGTCAACTATTATTAAGTTATTATATCTATGAATATACAATGTTTGAGCATCCGACAGGAAAATTTTTCCTCATCTTTGTGACGAATTGGATATTGATTATTTATGCGGTCGGATATATATTTAGGGATTATACCAATCTGTTTTTAACATTAAGACGATTTGATCGGAATTTGGATACAACCACAATACTCTATGAGCTTCTTAAGGAACTTGCGGGAATTGAAAATAAAGAAGAGATTTATGATAAAATACTGGAAGCGGCGTTAAAATCCATACCCTCGGGAAAGATGGGCTCAATTTTATTAAAGCATGATGAATACTATGTATTTGAAACGTCCAAAGGATTTAATCATGAATATCTTGAGCTGATTCAACTTCGAGCCGAAGAGACGGGTCTATATAAATTGACAGATGGCAAGATGGATAAAACGGTAGTGATTAAGGACATACATCAACTTAATCAAGGATATATGGATAGCGTTCAGATTGAGTTATTAAAAAAAGCCGGAACGGATAAAGTGAATTCCTCTATTACAGCGCCAATCAAATTGCGCCAGCATGTCATTGGGATGATTAGCTTGGATTCAACAGATCATAATGCTTTTGATCGTAGTGATATTGAGATATTGGAACTGTTTGCCTTTGAAGTATCCAAGTTTGTCCAAATGTATGAAACAATGGAGTTAAATCTTGTTATGTCCCGTTATGATGAACTGACCAATATATGTAATCGTAGATATGGACGTGAACAGCTAAAACGTCTAATGAAAGCAAAGACCCCATTTGTCTTGGTTTCAATTGATTTAAATAACTTGAAAGCGGTTAATGATATGTATGGTCATGATGTCGGTGATGCATTGATTCAAAGTTTTGTAAAAAACACAAAAATTTTTATTAGTAAGGATGATATTATCTCAAGATATGGTGGAGATGAATTCATTATCATTTTTCCAAAGCACACACCGCTAGAAGTAAGGGTGATACTGGATGATTTGAAGCATTATTTAAAGAATCAATCGATTATGAACGAAGGTCCGCCTATCAGTGTTAGTTTTAGCTATGGCCTTGTCGAATATCCGAGTGAGACCATTAATTATGATGAGTTGTTAAAAATAGCGGATGATCGGATGTACAATAATAAACGAGAGAAAAAAGAGTATACTAACTTACACTAG
- a CDS encoding lecithin retinol acyltransferase family protein gives MFGDIIYVERKPLLWKSVEKRANPNSKRIDYIIFRTAKYRHYGIDIGYGRVVHFQGDSFWSRHECRVIESSMEEFLKDGTLGHVANLEYSFSRDEVVRRALNHVGSDFGGYSIKDNNCEHFARWCATGVRSARQSILYNYFPASEIIFLRTLAVGNYMGRILLKNFFNE, from the coding sequence ATGTTTGGTGACATAATATATGTGGAGCGTAAGCCGTTATTGTGGAAGTCTGTTGAAAAACGGGCAAATCCAAATTCGAAAAGAATCGATTATATCATTTTTCGTACAGCAAAGTATCGTCATTATGGGATTGATATTGGATATGGACGAGTAGTCCATTTTCAAGGCGATAGTTTTTGGAGCCGACATGAATGTCGGGTGATTGAAAGTTCAATGGAAGAATTTTTAAAAGATGGAACGCTAGGGCATGTGGCGAATTTAGAATATTCTTTTTCAAGAGATGAAGTTGTGCGAAGAGCGTTAAATCATGTGGGTTCAGATTTTGGCGGATACAGTATTAAGGATAATAATTGTGAACATTTTGCAAGATGGTGTGCGACGGGAGTTCGTAGTGCAAGACAGTCCATTTTATATAATTATTTTCCTGCATCAGAGATTATCTTTTTGCGAACACTTGCTGTGGGTAACTATATGGGACGTATACTTTTAAAAAATTTTTTTAATGAATAA
- the metH gene encoding methionine synthase, which yields MMTTFLNTLRQRILILDGAMGTEIQNYKLDEADYRGARFIDHPVNLKGNNDILVLTRPDIIKDIHLSYLNAGADIIETNTFNSTSISQSDYDTEALAYELNYEAAKLAKDTLTAYYKTNSRTCFVAGSIGPMNKSLSMSPKVEDPSYRSVHFDDVKQSYITQIEGLVDGGVDLLLIETIFDTHNARAALMACDEVFHARGIELPIMLSGTLTDKSGRTLSGQTLSAFHASMQNKNVISIGLNCAFGAKDLIPYVKELAKITPLYVSIHPNAGLPNQLGAYDELPEQTAEFIHQLAKADALNIVGGCCGTTPSHIRAIADLLKNYAPRVPKKPSIKTRIAGLEELTIDAQLNFINIGERTNVAGSRKFARLIREQKYEEALDIARHQVENGAQIIDVNFDDGLLDGKKEMATFLKLIASEPDISRVPVMIDSSKWEIIEEGLKSIQGKPIVNSISLKNGEDEFLYQAGIIQAFGAAVVVMAFDEHGQADSFERKIQIAKRAYDLLVNRLGFNPADIIFDVNILAIATGITEHNRYAIEFIDAVRWIKKNLPYAKTSGGLSNLSFSFRGNNVIREAMHSAFLFHAIQAGLDMAILNPGMIQIYDDIDPQLLSKVEDVLFDRQKDATDALLDYAATLTTQGSETKEKAVDTWRTLPVTERLSTALIKGITTYIDEDLAQARQELPNAISIIEGPLMDGMSIVGDLFGSGKMFLPQVVKSARVMKKAVAYLLPFIKEENVKGASTSAGKVLMATVKGDVHDIGKNIVSVVLECNNFEVIDLGIMVPPEQIIATAIKENVDMIGLSGLITPSLDEMATMAKMMEENNFSIPLLIGGATTSMLHTALKIAPNYSHPVVYSQDATKGVEAAKKLQDQQHHKAFVDSMYEEYDRVSQVSKKHVSKLLDYNEAVALKEALCFDDSTIHKPNFIGIKKIQATIPELIPYIDWTFFFTAWEMKKRFPDILEDPTIGKEAKKLYDDALKLLDQLTIDQSLTAEGVLGIHPAYAKGDDIIITTPDGDYCLHNYRQQKENSAHLCLSDFIAPSSAGITDYIGGFIVTAGIGVEKLVQTYHEHHDDYNSLLVRVLADRLAEAFAEKLHEDVRKHYWGYAADEVLSKEDLLQAKYQGIRPAFGYPSLIDHSEKLTLFEWLHADKNSQVTLTESYMMVPGASVSGLYFAHPRSRYYDLFHIGKDQVTSYAQRKGISVEDAEKQIRTRIRYEKA from the coding sequence ATGATGACAACTTTTCTAAACACACTCCGTCAGCGTATTCTTATATTAGATGGCGCTATGGGAACGGAAATTCAAAACTATAAACTTGATGAAGCCGACTATCGCGGAGCGCGTTTTATAGATCACCCTGTCAATCTAAAAGGGAACAATGATATTCTTGTCTTGACGCGCCCCGATATTATAAAAGACATTCACCTAAGCTATCTTAACGCTGGTGCCGATATTATTGAGACCAATACCTTTAATTCAACTTCAATCTCACAGAGCGATTATGATACTGAAGCACTCGCCTATGAGCTTAATTATGAAGCCGCAAAACTAGCAAAAGATACCCTCACAGCCTATTATAAAACCAACTCTAGAACCTGTTTTGTCGCGGGAAGCATCGGTCCGATGAATAAGTCCTTATCCATGTCCCCAAAAGTTGAAGATCCTAGCTATCGAAGTGTTCATTTTGATGATGTCAAACAATCTTACATCACTCAAATCGAAGGCTTAGTTGATGGTGGAGTAGACCTCTTACTTATCGAGACGATTTTTGACACCCACAATGCCCGCGCTGCACTCATGGCCTGTGATGAAGTCTTTCATGCACGAGGTATTGAACTTCCCATTATGCTCTCCGGAACCCTAACTGATAAAAGCGGACGTACCCTCTCCGGTCAAACCTTATCCGCTTTTCACGCTTCAATGCAAAACAAAAATGTTATCAGCATCGGTTTAAACTGTGCCTTTGGGGCAAAAGACTTAATTCCATATGTCAAAGAACTGGCAAAAATCACGCCACTCTATGTCAGCATCCACCCCAACGCCGGACTTCCAAATCAATTAGGGGCCTATGATGAATTGCCTGAACAAACAGCTGAATTTATACATCAATTAGCTAAAGCCGATGCGTTAAACATCGTTGGAGGATGTTGTGGAACCACGCCATCGCACATTAGGGCTATTGCTGATTTGCTCAAAAACTATGCCCCCCGAGTTCCTAAAAAACCGTCCATTAAAACCCGTATCGCCGGATTAGAAGAACTAACTATCGATGCACAACTCAACTTTATTAATATTGGTGAGCGTACCAATGTCGCTGGCTCAAGAAAATTTGCCCGCTTAATTCGCGAACAAAAATATGAAGAAGCTTTAGACATCGCCAGACATCAAGTAGAAAACGGCGCCCAAATTATCGACGTCAACTTTGATGATGGACTACTCGATGGTAAAAAAGAGATGGCAACCTTTCTCAAACTTATTGCATCTGAACCTGATATCAGCCGTGTCCCTGTTATGATTGATTCATCAAAATGGGAAATCATCGAAGAAGGACTCAAATCCATTCAAGGTAAACCCATTGTCAACTCAATCAGTTTAAAAAATGGCGAAGACGAATTTTTATATCAAGCCGGTATCATTCAAGCATTTGGAGCTGCTGTTGTTGTTATGGCTTTTGATGAACACGGGCAAGCCGATAGCTTTGAACGTAAGATTCAGATTGCTAAGCGCGCTTATGACCTTCTCGTTAATCGTCTAGGCTTTAACCCGGCAGACATTATCTTTGACGTCAATATCTTGGCCATTGCTACAGGAATTACTGAACACAATCGTTATGCCATTGAATTTATTGATGCCGTAAGATGGATCAAAAAAAATCTCCCCTACGCCAAAACCAGCGGTGGACTAAGCAATCTCTCTTTTTCATTTAGAGGTAATAACGTCATTCGTGAAGCTATGCACTCTGCCTTTTTATTCCACGCCATTCAAGCGGGTCTGGATATGGCTATTCTCAATCCGGGAATGATCCAAATCTATGATGATATTGATCCACAACTTTTAAGTAAAGTCGAAGATGTTCTTTTTGATCGCCAAAAAGATGCTACCGATGCTTTACTAGATTATGCTGCCACCCTTACGACACAAGGGTCTGAAACTAAGGAAAAAGCTGTTGACACATGGCGAACCCTACCCGTAACCGAACGCTTAAGCACTGCCTTGATCAAAGGAATTACCACCTATATTGATGAGGATTTGGCTCAGGCAAGGCAAGAACTTCCCAATGCTATCTCCATCATCGAAGGACCTTTGATGGATGGCATGAGTATTGTCGGCGACTTATTTGGCAGCGGGAAAATGTTCCTTCCCCAGGTCGTTAAAAGCGCTCGTGTCATGAAAAAAGCTGTCGCCTATTTACTCCCGTTTATTAAAGAAGAAAATGTAAAAGGTGCGTCAACCAGTGCCGGAAAAGTACTTATGGCAACCGTCAAAGGCGATGTCCATGATATCGGAAAAAATATTGTTAGCGTCGTACTTGAATGCAATAACTTTGAAGTCATTGACCTTGGCATTATGGTTCCACCTGAACAAATCATCGCGACAGCCATAAAAGAAAATGTGGACATGATTGGATTAAGTGGACTCATCACCCCATCACTTGATGAGATGGCAACAATGGCAAAAATGATGGAAGAAAATAATTTTTCCATTCCCCTACTAATTGGTGGTGCAACGACATCTATGCTACATACAGCTCTTAAAATTGCGCCCAATTATAGCCACCCTGTTGTATATTCTCAAGATGCCACCAAAGGTGTAGAAGCAGCTAAAAAGCTTCAGGACCAGCAGCATCATAAAGCTTTTGTAGATTCCATGTATGAAGAGTACGACCGTGTCAGCCAAGTATCTAAAAAACATGTATCCAAATTACTCGATTACAATGAAGCCGTAGCATTAAAAGAAGCGCTTTGCTTTGATGACTCAACTATACATAAACCTAATTTTATCGGAATCAAAAAAATACAAGCTACAATACCGGAACTAATCCCATATATTGATTGGACATTTTTCTTTACCGCCTGGGAAATGAAAAAGCGCTTTCCGGATATCCTCGAAGATCCAACTATCGGGAAAGAGGCTAAAAAATTATATGATGATGCACTAAAACTCCTTGATCAATTAACAATCGACCAAAGTTTAACTGCTGAGGGTGTTCTAGGTATTCATCCCGCCTATGCTAAAGGTGATGATATCATCATCACCACACCCGATGGTGATTATTGTTTACATAATTATCGTCAGCAAAAGGAGAATTCTGCGCATCTTTGCCTCTCGGACTTTATCGCTCCCTCATCTGCCGGTATAACCGATTACATCGGTGGCTTTATCGTCACCGCAGGTATTGGTGTCGAAAAACTAGTTCAGACTTATCATGAGCACCACGATGATTATAACAGCTTACTTGTTCGTGTTCTTGCAGACCGCCTAGCTGAGGCCTTTGCCGAGAAGCTTCACGAAGACGTTCGAAAGCATTATTGGGGATATGCTGCAGATGAAGTTTTAAGCAAAGAAGATCTCCTACAGGCCAAATATCAAGGAATACGACCAGCCTTTGGCTATCCTTCCCTTATCGATCATTCTGAAAAGCTGACACTTTTTGAGTGGCTTCATGCAGATAAAAATAGCCAAGTGACATTAACCGAAAGCTATATGATGGTTCCTGGTGCAAGTGTTAGCGGTCTCTACTTTGCTCACCCACGCTCCAGATATTATGATCTTTTCCACATCGGCAAGGATCAAGTAACAAGTTATGCACAAAGAAAAGGCATCTCTGTGGAAGACGCTGAAAAACAGATTCGTACACGTATTCGCTATGAAAAAGCATAA
- a CDS encoding methylenetetrahydrofolate reductase, whose protein sequence is MKNKINNKEFGMLTYGITPPKAHHSHEKIQEIAARQIKRIEQLNVDALVIYDIQDESDRTDEKRIFDFIETVDPSIYANEYLKVLKMPKIVYRCVGNYDKKDFVRWLNSGEDQYSVFVGTASKSQAITISLGEAYEEAQQTEKSPLLGGVVIPERHFERRDEPKRLARKVEQGCEYFISQCVYDASISKAFLRDYKKYFEENNLDIKPIIFTLTPCGSPKTLQFIKWLGIRVPKWVEDDLLGAKDMLDQSLNLIEAFFAELSVYAKELGIPVGCNVESVSIRKVEIEASIKLAKDIREYINRKKM, encoded by the coding sequence ATGAAAAACAAAATAAACAACAAGGAATTTGGAATGTTAACCTATGGAATTACGCCGCCTAAAGCACATCATTCTCACGAAAAAATTCAAGAGATTGCCGCGCGTCAAATCAAGCGGATAGAGCAGCTGAATGTGGATGCGCTAGTTATCTATGATATACAAGACGAAAGTGATAGAACGGATGAGAAGCGAATCTTTGACTTTATCGAAACGGTTGATCCATCAATATATGCCAATGAGTATCTCAAAGTGCTTAAGATGCCAAAAATTGTCTATCGCTGTGTTGGAAACTATGACAAAAAAGATTTTGTCCGATGGCTCAATTCAGGAGAAGATCAATATAGTGTATTTGTAGGGACGGCTTCCAAAAGTCAAGCGATTACTATATCTCTTGGAGAAGCCTATGAAGAAGCTCAACAAACAGAAAAGTCCCCACTACTAGGAGGTGTAGTCATACCGGAACGTCATTTTGAACGACGTGATGAACCCAAGCGCTTGGCAAGAAAAGTAGAACAAGGGTGTGAGTATTTTATCTCACAATGTGTATATGATGCATCTATAAGCAAAGCATTTTTGCGAGATTACAAAAAGTATTTTGAGGAAAATAATTTAGATATTAAACCGATTATTTTTACACTGACGCCATGCGGCTCGCCAAAGACACTGCAATTTATAAAGTGGTTAGGGATTCGAGTGCCAAAGTGGGTTGAAGATGACTTGCTTGGGGCCAAAGATATGCTTGATCAATCCTTAAACCTTATTGAAGCTTTTTTCGCAGAATTATCAGTATATGCAAAAGAGCTAGGAATACCAGTGGGATGTAATGTAGAAAGTGTATCCATTCGTAAAGTGGAGATTGAAGCATCAATAAAATTGGCAAAAGATATTCGTGAATATATTAATCGAAAAAAAATGTAG
- the htpG gene encoding molecular chaperone HtpG — translation MSKEKGSLSIHSENIFPIIKKWLYSDHDIFMRELISNASDAMTKMRKLDGMGEYSIPEGHDFKIDVLLDSKAKTITIKDSGIGMTDEEVKKYINQIAFSGAEDFINTYKDKENKDQIIGHFGLGFYSAFMVAQTVEIHSLSYQDGAKPIHWTCDGGTEFELEEGTKSEIGTEIVLHISDEGKEFLNSWTLRTTIEKYCSFMPYPIYLTDIHEEPKKDDDGNIIADEPKMLNDPAPLYLKKASECEDEEYKEFYRKTFLDYKEPLFWIHLNMDYPFRLKGILYFPRLGNEFDTMEGQIKLFNSQVFIADNIKEVIPEFLLLLKGVIDCPDLPLNVSRSFLQNDGFVKKISDYIAKKVADKLNSIFKKEREAYEGYWNDIHPFIKFGCLRDEKFYEKTKDIILYKTIYDKFTTLPEYLEANKEKHENKVYYVTDKVIQSQYVNMFKSHEMDAVIMDHSIDQPFISTMEMKNTDVKFARIDADLTDTLKGEDTHTEEEAKELQEALEGVFKKALSKDDMKIQVETLKSKDISAMILLAEESRRMQDMTKMYGMMGMGMGDLPTEETLVLNKNNTLVQYILEHKDDSTKDDDVKLFCEQLYDLAMISHKTLDPEKMSAFITRSNKILEKLI, via the coding sequence ATGAGCAAAGAAAAAGGTAGTTTATCCATTCATAGTGAGAACATTTTTCCGATTATAAAAAAATGGCTTTATTCCGATCACGATATTTTTATGCGTGAACTCATCTCCAATGCCAGTGATGCTATGACCAAGATGAGAAAACTTGATGGAATGGGCGAATACAGCATTCCCGAAGGACACGACTTTAAAATTGATGTTCTCTTAGATAGCAAAGCAAAAACCATTACGATTAAAGATTCCGGTATTGGTATGACGGATGAAGAAGTTAAAAAGTATATCAACCAAATCGCTTTTTCCGGTGCTGAAGACTTTATTAATACATATAAGGACAAAGAAAACAAAGACCAGATTATTGGACACTTTGGTCTTGGTTTCTATTCTGCCTTTATGGTTGCACAAACTGTTGAAATCCACTCTCTATCCTATCAAGACGGTGCAAAACCTATTCACTGGACATGTGATGGTGGAACAGAGTTCGAACTTGAAGAAGGAACTAAGTCTGAGATTGGTACAGAGATTGTTCTTCACATAAGTGATGAAGGCAAAGAATTTTTAAACAGCTGGACACTACGTACAACTATTGAAAAATACTGTTCTTTTATGCCTTATCCTATCTACTTAACTGATATCCATGAAGAGCCCAAAAAAGATGACGATGGGAACATTATCGCTGATGAACCCAAAATGTTAAACGACCCTGCACCACTGTATCTAAAAAAAGCCAGCGAATGCGAAGACGAAGAATATAAGGAGTTTTATCGTAAGACATTTCTTGATTACAAAGAGCCGCTGTTTTGGATTCATTTAAACATGGACTATCCATTCCGTCTCAAAGGGATTTTATATTTTCCACGTCTTGGCAATGAATTTGACACAATGGAAGGACAAATTAAGCTCTTTAACAGCCAGGTCTTTATTGCAGATAATATCAAAGAAGTCATTCCTGAATTCTTACTATTGTTAAAAGGTGTTATTGATTGTCCTGACCTTCCTCTTAACGTCTCTCGAAGCTTCTTGCAAAACGATGGGTTTGTCAAGAAAATCAGCGACTATATTGCTAAAAAAGTAGCTGATAAACTGAATAGTATCTTCAAAAAAGAACGTGAAGCCTATGAAGGGTACTGGAACGATATTCATCCATTTATCAAATTTGGTTGCCTACGCGATGAAAAATTCTACGAAAAAACAAAGGATATCATCCTATACAAAACTATCTATGATAAATTCACTACGCTTCCTGAATACTTAGAAGCCAATAAAGAAAAACATGAGAACAAGGTATATTATGTCACCGATAAAGTAATCCAATCTCAATATGTCAATATGTTCAAATCCCATGAGATGGATGCAGTTATCATGGATCACTCCATTGATCAACCCTTTATTAGTACGATGGAAATGAAAAACACAGATGTTAAGTTTGCACGTATAGATGCTGACCTAACAGATACATTAAAAGGTGAAGATACACATACTGAAGAAGAAGCTAAAGAACTTCAAGAAGCTCTTGAAGGTGTCTTCAAAAAAGCCTTGTCCAAAGACGATATGAAAATTCAAGTCGAAACCTTAAAGTCCAAGGACATCTCTGCCATGATTTTACTGGCAGAAGAGTCTCGACGCATGCAGGATATGACTAAAATGTATGGTATGATGGGTATGGGCATGGGTGACTTACCTACCGAAGAGACACTTGTACTGAATAAAAATAATACTTTGGTTCAATATATTCTTGAACATAAAGATGATAGTACAAAAGACGATGATGTTAAACTTTTCTGCGAGCAACTCTATGATTTAGCTATGATTAGCCATAAGACATTAGATCCTGAAAAGATGTCCGCATTCATCACACGTAGCAACAAAATCCTTGAAAAACTTATTTAA
- a CDS encoding DUF5721 family protein, with product MISFILEDTKQVMQKLLKEEVFDEFLCVSFELVQLFKVHVDGQVRKDFLDTDDPDRLNELTHIRWKDFKAHAFNLIRGQKPPTSMKITFSLHPNAVHSTLERIRFNESQAIGGFIFTLNYEDNKIRIITGTNYASFTLDKTAEQYFDDSMLRFFKKQGISTLLALD from the coding sequence GTGATTAGTTTTATTTTAGAAGATACAAAACAGGTTATGCAAAAATTATTAAAAGAAGAGGTCTTTGACGAATTCCTATGCGTCTCTTTTGAACTTGTGCAACTTTTTAAAGTGCACGTTGACGGTCAGGTGCGCAAAGACTTTTTAGATACAGATGACCCTGATCGATTAAACGAACTGACGCATATCCGGTGGAAGGATTTTAAAGCCCACGCTTTTAACCTGATTCGCGGTCAAAAGCCTCCTACTTCAATGAAAATCACCTTTTCCCTACATCCAAATGCTGTCCATTCAACACTGGAAAGAATTCGTTTTAATGAATCCCAAGCGATTGGAGGTTTTATCTTTACCCTCAATTATGAAGATAATAAGATTCGCATTATTACCGGAACGAACTATGCTTCCTTCACGCTTGACAAAACAGCTGAACAGTACTTTGATGATTCAATGCTTCGCTTCTTTAAAAAGCAAGGCATCTCCACCCTGTTAGCACTCGATTAA
- a CDS encoding endonuclease MutS2 yields MNKAMLETLEFYKILENIEGFAIADEAKAIIRKITPTTDYERIEQQMEETTQARNILNASTSIPLLGNNHIEQLLIKVEKNGILQPEELESMYHMMVTTDKMKRFMQEQQFLAPTITAYALSMYEYKEIKEEINRCIYQHRVDDKASPNLGKIRKQKQIVEGRMKTKLETMTSSAKIKKYLQDNTVTMKNNRYVLQVKANYKQMIPGTIVEKSTTGSTYFVEPIAISRYQEELQQLVVEEEQEIYQILAYLTALIYEQMVGIKITLETFITYDVIFAKAKYSQSINARSVKLNTDNRIHIVQGRHPLLGHEAVALDFDIGVGYQGLVITGPNTGGKTVALKTVGLFTAMVQSGIHVPVDEGSEFAIYGQILVDIGDGQSIEQSLSTFSAHIQQIIRILKSANPYSLVILDEIGSGTDPVEGEGLAIAILEKLYEQGATILATSHYGQVKTFAKEHVGFINGKMDFDVVSLQPTYQLIMGEAGESNAFVIALRLGMEEQLIQRAHIKTYNKPYQRFESHNISAPKQIVTGIKAKKPKTIKAIDAKVTEDDNKRLASQENIQIRPYQQGDQVEIASMHAKGIVYEQENHKQEVTVLVKDKKVTLHRRMLTLKIAAEQLYPEGYDFDILFKSKAYRKNNKLMSRKYVKNQSYEIDPNDL; encoded by the coding sequence ATGAATAAAGCAATGCTAGAAACACTTGAATTTTATAAAATACTCGAAAACATCGAAGGCTTTGCGATTGCTGATGAAGCAAAAGCTATCATTCGAAAGATTACGCCAACAACAGATTATGAGCGTATCGAGCAACAGATGGAAGAGACGACGCAGGCACGCAACATTTTAAATGCATCGACATCAATTCCTTTATTAGGCAATAATCATATTGAACAGCTTCTTATCAAGGTAGAAAAAAACGGTATTTTACAACCGGAAGAACTTGAAAGTATGTACCATATGATGGTGACAACGGACAAGATGAAGCGATTTATGCAAGAGCAACAGTTTTTGGCGCCGACGATTACAGCGTATGCTTTGAGCATGTATGAGTATAAGGAGATAAAAGAAGAAATCAATCGATGTATTTATCAACATCGTGTGGATGATAAAGCGAGTCCAAACCTTGGAAAAATCCGAAAGCAAAAGCAGATTGTCGAAGGACGTATGAAGACAAAGCTTGAGACAATGACTAGCTCAGCGAAGATAAAAAAATATCTACAAGATAATACGGTAACCATGAAAAACAATCGATATGTTCTTCAAGTAAAAGCCAATTATAAGCAGATGATTCCAGGAACAATCGTTGAAAAATCAACGACGGGATCGACTTATTTTGTTGAACCGATAGCGATTAGTCGATACCAAGAGGAGCTACAGCAGCTTGTGGTTGAAGAAGAGCAGGAGATTTATCAGATTTTAGCGTATTTAACTGCATTGATCTATGAGCAGATGGTAGGTATCAAAATCACACTTGAGACATTTATTACCTATGACGTTATTTTTGCAAAGGCAAAATATAGTCAATCCATTAATGCAAGGAGTGTAAAGTTAAATACGGATAACCGTATTCATATTGTTCAGGGACGTCATCCTCTTTTGGGACATGAAGCGGTAGCACTTGACTTTGACATTGGTGTAGGTTATCAAGGACTGGTTATCACCGGTCCAAACACAGGCGGGAAAACAGTAGCGCTAAAAACAGTAGGACTTTTTACAGCGATGGTGCAATCAGGAATTCATGTACCGGTGGATGAAGGAAGTGAATTTGCGATATACGGACAAATCCTTGTTGATATTGGTGATGGTCAAAGTATTGAGCAATCTTTGAGTACATTTTCGGCACATATTCAGCAAATCATCCGAATTCTCAAATCGGCAAATCCGTATAGCCTCGTTATCTTAGATGAGATTGGCTCAGGAACAGACCCTGTAGAAGGTGAGGGCTTAGCCATAGCTATACTAGAGAAGCTCTACGAACAAGGTGCTACTATTTTAGCAACGAGCCATTATGGCCAAGTTAAAACGTTTGCCAAAGAACATGTAGGATTTATCAATGGCAAGATGGACTTTGATGTAGTCTCTCTTCAACCGACGTATCAGTTAATTATGGGAGAGGCAGGAGAAAGTAATGCTTTTGTCATAGCGCTAAGGCTTGGCATGGAAGAACAGTTAATTCAACGTGCACACATAAAGACGTATAACAAACCATATCAACGTTTTGAAAGCCATAACATCAGTGCGCCCAAGCAAATAGTAACAGGAATAAAAGCTAAAAAACCAAAAACAATCAAAGCGATAGATGCTAAAGTGACAGAGGACGATAATAAGAGACTAGCTTCACAAGAGAATATACAAATACGTCCCTATCAGCAAGGAGATCAGGTAGAGATTGCATCTATGCATGCCAAAGGTATTGTATATGAACAAGAAAATCATAAACAAGAAGTTACCGTGTTGGTTAAGGATAAAAAAGTAACCCTGCATCGACGGATGTTAACGCTTAAAATAGCAGCAGAACAACTATACCCAGAAGGTTATGATTTTGACATTCTATTCAAGTCAAAAGCATATCGCAAAAATAATAAATTAATGAGTCGAAAATATGTAAAGAACCAAAGTTATGAAATTGACCCGAATGACTTATAG